The Staphylothermus marinus F1 genome has a segment encoding these proteins:
- a CDS encoding PaREP1 family protein: MAQVSIILPGKVLEELKRRAESEGKSLEELIGEAVLRETSTSDPAVKAELHLMLCEKYLNEAKKFLEKKDYVQASEKAWEAASQIVKAIAASRNIELRSHGELYRFIMKLVREKGDDEIRRLWLSAITLHQNFYENWLPPEMVKENIKDVEKFVEKLKAQLKK, encoded by the coding sequence TTGGCACAAGTTTCTATTATTTTACCCGGCAAAGTCCTGGAGGAGCTTAAGAGGAGGGCAGAGTCTGAAGGTAAATCTTTGGAGGAGCTTATTGGTGAGGCTGTGCTACGAGAGACGAGCACAAGTGATCCTGCGGTAAAGGCAGAGCTACATTTAATGCTGTGTGAGAAATACTTGAATGAGGCTAAGAAGTTTTTAGAGAAAAAAGATTATGTCCAAGCATCTGAGAAGGCTTGGGAGGCTGCATCACAGATTGTTAAAGCTATTGCAGCTTCTAGGAATATAGAGTTGAGGAGTCATGGAGAATTGTACAGGTTTATTATGAAGCTTGTAAGGGAGAAAGGAGATGACGAGATTAGGAGGCTTTGGCTCTCAGCTATCACACTTCACCAGAACTTCTATGAAAACTGGCTACCTCCAGAAATGGTTAAGGAGAATATAAAGGATGTGGAGAAGTTTGTGGAAAAGCTGAAAGCTCAATTGAAAAAATAA
- a CDS encoding DNA methyltransferase, with translation MPGMKHGRMQRSNDVVSMRKVSYEDYLEFLKNNKVIEIEGSKISLEPIHVKHLYPLPEELTDISTTVWSFPKRGSWATHRGNYRGNWPPQMARALIQKYTMPGDTVLDPMIGSGTTCIEAKLLGRNCIGVDINYNALMLTLHRLYWLEKYLEKKASKPQEIIEGENSPISIEDILNAKVEIYHGDARNLDKISNNSIDLVATHPPYFNIIRYSRGEKIPGDLSGARKLEEYLSMIQQVISEAYRVLKPGHYMGILVGDTRIHKHYVPITHYVLQTLLKTGFILKEEVVKIQHKMKTTREVWSKLKNKDFLLIYHEKLFILRKPINKKEYRKYKYSSYMKLDT, from the coding sequence ATGCCTGGAATGAAGCATGGCAGAATGCAGAGAAGTAATGATGTGGTTAGCATGAGGAAAGTATCTTATGAAGATTACCTCGAGTTTTTAAAGAATAATAAAGTAATAGAGATTGAGGGAAGCAAGATCAGTTTGGAACCTATACATGTGAAGCATTTATATCCTCTCCCAGAAGAATTAACTGATATAAGCACTACTGTTTGGAGTTTTCCAAAGAGGGGTTCTTGGGCTACTCACCGCGGAAATTATCGTGGTAATTGGCCTCCACAAATGGCTCGTGCACTCATACAAAAATATACTATGCCTGGAGACACAGTACTTGACCCAATGATTGGTAGTGGAACAACATGTATTGAAGCTAAGCTTCTAGGCCGAAACTGTATAGGTGTAGATATAAACTATAATGCATTAATGCTCACACTCCACAGACTATACTGGCTAGAGAAATACTTAGAGAAAAAAGCTTCTAAACCACAAGAAATTATTGAAGGAGAAAATTCCCCCATATCTATTGAGGATATTCTTAACGCTAAAGTCGAGATCTACCATGGAGACGCCAGGAACTTGGATAAGATAAGTAATAATAGTATAGACTTAGTGGCTACTCATCCACCCTATTTTAACATTATAAGGTATAGTAGGGGGGAGAAGATCCCTGGGGATCTCTCGGGGGCTAGGAAATTAGAAGAATATTTATCCATGATACAACAAGTGATCTCAGAAGCTTATAGAGTATTAAAGCCAGGACACTACATGGGCATTCTTGTAGGAGATACTAGAATACATAAACACTATGTCCCAATAACCCATTATGTACTACAAACACTTCTAAAAACAGGATTCATACTCAAAGAAGAAGTTGTGAAAATACAGCATAAAATGAAGACCACAAGAGAAGTATGGTCAAAACTGAAAAACAAAGACTTCCTACTAATATATCATGAAAAACTATTCATACTAAGAAAACCAATAAATAAAAAAGAATATAGAAAATACAAGTACAGCTCATACATGAAACTAGATACATAG
- a CDS encoding fibronectin type III domain-containing protein, with translation MNKMLALLFLSIMVLSILVIFSNNIVGSVGEEMGPYWFKDYHARIFNYLYTYYHTSSIAFAPNGDIVIVGDTDGFGAGEIDSWVMRVNKCGEIIWYKSYGGARDDIVSSVAIAPNGDIIVAGWTGSFMEDGDWDLWVLRLDGDGNIVWEKDYGGSVDDGYTKVSLAIDSSGDIIVATSTLQSDSYGYMWNNMWLLRLDGNGNVMWEKTYGVESDEDYAYAVGIAPNGDIIVGGETRGFYRVGDTYVSGAWVLRLDPNGDVIWQKVYQGPQALEKISGLLVMPSGDILVSGSRGSLSEEMYGWIAYLDGEGNVKWSKTYIRSIEEGGSIDELVLAPNGDIIGRDIYVIDVSQNGSLKWAKWMIDGPMVGPVISQNGIAAVAGIEANGLAIGRFNISDVTEYSGWHNPDDPGWDGWGSIKLNVYDAETIIASSNIVPDTLSSSARSIDVEVHDAEDNITSNTIWYITFLSEPQNLKATAGNNNITLTWDPPIDDGGCRIVEYRIYRGTNNNNLEYYASVNGSTTTFIDKNIVYSQTYYYKVSAVNNIVEGPKSNTASATPTSSTTSKTKTTTPTTTTSTTTTSTNPSYTQTTTFQTSSETSNTPNKNTSQNNEESPYGIAMIITAIIIIPILAYILTRLK, from the coding sequence ATGAATAAGATGCTTGCTTTACTCTTCTTATCTATAATGGTTCTCAGTATATTGGTTATATTTTCAAATAATATAGTTGGTTCAGTAGGGGAAGAAATGGGACCTTATTGGTTCAAGGATTATCATGCTAGGATTTTCAATTATCTATATACTTACTACCATACTTCTAGTATAGCTTTTGCACCGAACGGGGACATTGTTATTGTTGGTGATACTGATGGTTTTGGTGCTGGAGAAATTGATTCATGGGTTATGAGAGTTAACAAGTGTGGTGAGATAATATGGTATAAAAGCTATGGTGGAGCCAGAGATGATATTGTATCCTCTGTAGCTATAGCACCTAATGGAGACATCATAGTTGCTGGTTGGACTGGGAGTTTTATGGAGGATGGAGACTGGGATCTATGGGTTCTCCGCCTAGATGGGGATGGAAACATAGTTTGGGAGAAAGATTATGGAGGAAGCGTTGATGATGGCTATACAAAGGTTTCATTAGCAATTGATTCATCTGGAGACATAATTGTAGCAACATCAACTCTTCAAAGCGATAGCTATGGTTATATGTGGAATAATATGTGGCTTCTACGCTTAGATGGGAATGGCAATGTTATGTGGGAAAAAACATATGGTGTAGAATCAGATGAGGATTATGCTTACGCTGTAGGTATTGCTCCGAATGGAGACATAATTGTGGGTGGAGAAACAAGGGGGTTCTATAGGGTAGGAGACACATATGTTTCTGGTGCATGGGTGTTAAGACTTGATCCAAACGGAGATGTTATATGGCAGAAAGTCTATCAAGGACCACAAGCACTAGAAAAGATCAGTGGGCTCCTAGTAATGCCCAGCGGAGACATATTAGTTAGTGGTTCAAGAGGGAGTTTAAGCGAGGAAATGTATGGTTGGATCGCGTACCTAGATGGAGAAGGCAATGTTAAATGGTCGAAAACATATATTCGAAGCATTGAAGAAGGGGGTTCAATCGATGAACTAGTCCTAGCCCCCAATGGTGACATTATTGGTAGAGACATATATGTTATAGATGTATCACAAAACGGAAGCTTGAAATGGGCTAAGTGGATGATAGATGGACCAATGGTTGGACCCGTAATATCCCAAAATGGAATAGCTGCAGTAGCTGGGATAGAAGCAAATGGCTTAGCTATTGGGAGATTCAATATAAGCGATGTAACAGAGTATTCTGGTTGGCACAACCCAGACGATCCTGGCTGGGATGGATGGGGCAGTATTAAGCTTAATGTTTACGATGCTGAAACAATTATTGCATCCTCAAATATTGTCCCAGACACATTGTCTAGTTCAGCGCGTAGCATAGATGTTGAGGTCCATGATGCAGAAGACAATATTACATCTAATACAATATGGTATATAACCTTTCTATCAGAACCACAAAACCTCAAGGCAACAGCTGGAAATAACAACATTACTTTAACATGGGATCCACCAATAGATGATGGTGGGTGTAGAATAGTAGAGTATAGAATTTATCGTGGAACAAACAATAACAACCTAGAATACTATGCATCAGTAAACGGGTCAACAACAACTTTCATAGATAAAAACATTGTATACAGCCAAACATACTATTACAAGGTAAGCGCAGTAAACAATATAGTTGAAGGACCAAAATCAAACACAGCAAGCGCCACACCAACAAGTTCAACAACTAGCAAAACCAAAACCACAACCCCCACAACAACCACAAGCACAACCACTACCAGCACAAACCCAAGCTACACACAAACAACTACATTCCAAACCAGTTCAGAAACAAGCAACACACCAAACAAAAACACAAGTCAAAACAATGAAGAATCCCCATACGGAATAGCAATGATCATAACAGCAATCATAATAATCCCAATACTAGCATACATACTAACACGCCTCAAATAA
- a CDS encoding heavy metal translocating P-type ATPase: MSNSDNGHGISHKHHDHATMIADYWRRFIISTVLTVPIILLSPSLQGFIGFSIDFPGRLFILWFISSIVYIYGGKPFLIGLFNEIRNRLPGMMTLIGVAISVAYAYSTLVTFIIPGKTFFWEIATLIDVMLLGHWIEMKSILGASKAVENLVKAMPSTAHLVRPDGSVVEVHVSHVRVGDRVLVRPGEKIPVDGVVVDGSSSVDESLVTGESKPVYKTVGSKVIAGTVNLDGSLIVEARAVGKNTYLSQVVKLIQTIQASRSRLQDIADRVAKWLTIIALSIGSVTFVVWLLYIGDSVFALERAVTVMVITCPHALGLAIPLVIARSTALTASKGILVRNRSVFERTYKVNTVVMDKTGTLTKGKPVVVEIVPIKKGYDEKKVLQLAASLEKHSSHPLAEAIVKHGEKLGVQLLRVENFKNIPGVGVEGVIDNERIVIASPRYVEEEIKEIPVEAEKYVKEGYTIIFVIVNNEIVGTIILDDEIREESREAVRELKNRGIKVVMLTGDARNVAVRVAKELGINEYYAEVLPHQKAEIIHKLREEGRVVAMVGDGVNDAPALIEADVGIAIGAGTDIAIESADIILVKNDPRDVVQVIDLSKKTYKKIKQNLLWAVGYNVFAIPAAAGVLYFIGFLLPPAIGALLMSASTVIVAVNASTLK, from the coding sequence ATGTCTAATTCTGATAATGGACATGGGATTTCTCATAAGCACCATGATCATGCTACTATGATTGCTGATTATTGGAGGAGATTCATTATATCAACGGTGTTGACGGTTCCAATTATTTTATTATCTCCTAGTTTGCAGGGATTTATAGGGTTTAGCATTGATTTTCCAGGTAGATTGTTTATATTATGGTTTATCTCCTCTATTGTCTACATATATGGTGGCAAACCTTTTCTAATAGGGTTATTCAATGAGATTAGGAATAGATTACCTGGAATGATGACTCTTATAGGTGTAGCTATAAGTGTAGCTTACGCGTATAGTACATTGGTCACATTTATTATTCCGGGTAAAACGTTTTTCTGGGAAATAGCCACTCTTATCGATGTTATGCTTCTCGGACACTGGATTGAAATGAAAAGCATTCTCGGCGCTTCAAAAGCTGTAGAGAACTTGGTTAAGGCTATGCCAAGCACTGCACATTTAGTAAGACCTGACGGCTCAGTTGTTGAAGTACATGTTTCACATGTTAGAGTTGGAGATAGAGTACTTGTTAGGCCTGGTGAGAAAATACCTGTTGATGGAGTAGTGGTTGATGGAAGCTCGAGTGTGGATGAATCACTTGTTACTGGTGAATCTAAACCTGTCTATAAAACTGTGGGTTCGAAGGTAATTGCTGGTACAGTGAATCTTGATGGTTCATTAATTGTTGAGGCTAGAGCTGTTGGGAAGAATACTTATTTATCTCAAGTTGTCAAATTGATACAGACTATTCAAGCGAGTAGGTCTAGGCTTCAAGATATAGCTGATCGTGTTGCTAAGTGGTTGACGATAATAGCTTTATCAATAGGCTCAGTAACATTTGTTGTTTGGCTCCTATATATTGGTGACTCAGTATTTGCATTGGAGAGAGCAGTCACTGTAATGGTTATAACTTGTCCACATGCTTTAGGATTAGCTATTCCACTAGTGATTGCTAGATCAACAGCGTTAACCGCTAGTAAAGGCATACTAGTAAGGAATAGATCGGTTTTTGAGAGAACCTATAAAGTAAATACTGTTGTAATGGATAAAACAGGTACTTTAACTAAGGGAAAACCTGTTGTTGTAGAAATAGTTCCTATTAAGAAGGGTTATGATGAGAAAAAAGTTCTTCAATTAGCGGCTAGTTTGGAAAAACACAGCAGTCATCCATTAGCGGAAGCCATAGTTAAGCATGGTGAAAAGCTCGGGGTTCAGCTACTGCGTGTTGAAAACTTTAAAAATATACCGGGAGTAGGGGTAGAAGGAGTAATTGATAATGAAAGAATAGTTATTGCTTCTCCACGGTATGTTGAGGAGGAGATCAAGGAGATACCTGTGGAAGCAGAGAAATATGTGAAAGAAGGCTACACTATAATTTTTGTAATTGTTAACAATGAAATAGTTGGCACAATAATTTTAGATGATGAAATAAGGGAGGAATCGAGAGAAGCAGTTAGAGAGTTAAAGAATAGAGGAATCAAAGTAGTTATGTTAACAGGTGATGCAAGAAACGTTGCTGTAAGAGTTGCTAAGGAACTAGGCATAAACGAATACTATGCAGAGGTCCTGCCTCATCAAAAAGCAGAAATAATTCATAAGCTACGGGAGGAGGGGAGAGTAGTAGCAATGGTTGGTGACGGAGTAAATGATGCACCTGCACTTATCGAGGCAGATGTGGGAATAGCTATTGGGGCAGGTACGGATATAGCGATAGAATCAGCAGACATAATCCTAGTCAAAAATGATCCTAGAGACGTTGTTCAAGTAATTGATTTATCTAAGAAAACCTATAAGAAGATCAAGCAGAACCTATTATGGGCTGTTGGATACAATGTATTCGCAATACCTGCTGCAGCAGGTGTTCTCTACTTTATAGGATTCCTCCTACCACCAGCAATCGGAGCATTACTCATGTCGGCTAGCACAGTAATTGTAGCCGTAAACGCTTCAACTCTAAAATAA
- a CDS encoding C69 family dipeptidase, whose product MCDILVVTPSASKNKLMLFGKNSDRDPNEAQVVEIIPRTRHEEEYVKLTNMVYPQVKETYAVLISKPWWIYGAEMGVNEYGVVIGNVAVFTKEPYREKGMLGMDMLRLALERTRSAREALKFLIKLVEEVGQGGNYSYEKKFRYHNSFIIADRSEAWVLETAGIYWSAKRIRDFYTISNALTIRNDWDIAHDELVKHGVSKHGCSRDNFSFADCYSDKIYTRLVHGRERRTTTFKYLASKTGEITVWDIMSILRSHSLEPYNPAKGSMKDICMHYGGLLRPSQTASSMITMIKENRILNLITGTSNPCLSIYKPVILDIKLPFNLANTTNKYDPENYWWKQEKLHRKLQLCYTELAHSYREEIMKIEKKYLEETIYLFLKNSLTAEKTTSILNEMYGEEVRIYNKWISMLMKTKCRAPIMYRFRIKRINRKAGIN is encoded by the coding sequence ATGTGTGATATACTAGTTGTAACACCCAGCGCTTCTAAGAATAAGTTAATGTTGTTCGGTAAGAATAGTGATAGAGATCCTAACGAAGCTCAGGTTGTTGAGATAATTCCTCGGACAAGACACGAGGAGGAATATGTTAAGCTCACCAATATGGTGTATCCACAAGTTAAAGAAACATATGCTGTTCTCATATCTAAGCCTTGGTGGATCTATGGGGCGGAAATGGGTGTTAACGAATACGGGGTTGTGATCGGGAATGTTGCTGTTTTTACTAAGGAGCCTTATCGAGAAAAAGGAATGTTGGGAATGGATATGCTTAGATTAGCATTGGAGAGAACAAGGTCTGCAAGAGAAGCTCTCAAGTTCTTGATCAAGTTGGTTGAGGAGGTTGGGCAGGGAGGAAATTATTCTTATGAGAAAAAGTTCAGATACCATAATTCATTCATCATAGCTGATCGAAGCGAAGCATGGGTATTGGAAACTGCAGGTATTTACTGGTCTGCTAAGAGAATAAGGGATTTCTACACAATCTCTAACGCGTTAACGATACGTAACGATTGGGATATTGCTCACGATGAACTAGTTAAGCACGGTGTATCAAAACATGGGTGTAGTAGGGATAATTTCAGCTTTGCAGACTGCTACTCAGATAAAATATATACACGACTAGTACATGGTAGGGAGAGGAGAACAACTACCTTTAAATACTTAGCATCAAAAACCGGCGAGATCACGGTATGGGATATTATGAGTATTCTTCGAAGCCATAGTCTTGAACCATACAATCCCGCGAAAGGCTCAATGAAAGATATCTGTATGCATTATGGTGGATTACTTAGACCATCACAGACAGCATCCTCAATGATAACAATGATCAAAGAAAACAGAATACTTAACCTAATAACAGGAACATCTAATCCATGCTTATCAATATATAAACCAGTAATCTTAGACATTAAATTACCATTTAACCTAGCCAATACAACGAACAAATATGATCCAGAAAATTATTGGTGGAAACAAGAAAAACTACACAGAAAACTTCAGCTCTGCTATACGGAGCTCGCGCACAGCTATAGAGAAGAAATAATGAAAATTGAGAAGAAATACTTGGAGGAAACAATATATTTATTCTTGAAGAACTCTCTTACCGCTGAGAAAACAACTAGTATCTTAAATGAAATGTACGGAGAAGAAGTAAGAATATATAATAAGTGGATATCAATGCTTATGAAAACTAAGTGCAGAGCACCAATAATGTATAGATTCAGAATTAAGAGAATTAATCGAAAAGCTGGGATAAACTAA
- a CDS encoding HD domain-containing protein, whose product MELKNLVAILNNLVRTGWMIRGVPRCLAETVSQHTFVAAIVSLVLSEKLVEKGIDIDPYRVVAITLTHDLIEAYIGDIPSNIDKELENCKTAVEKKLVGKMFRSKLIRSLLEEFLKQETMESRIAKLSDRIATYIQAVIYKEQNYNVNDILENMEKIISKYSKEIGYTNILDMIKEV is encoded by the coding sequence GTGGAGCTAAAGAATCTAGTAGCTATATTAAATAATCTTGTAAGAACGGGTTGGATGATTCGGGGAGTGCCGAGATGTTTAGCGGAGACAGTTTCTCAACATACATTTGTTGCAGCAATCGTTTCATTAGTGTTATCTGAGAAATTAGTGGAGAAAGGAATAGATATAGATCCTTATAGAGTAGTAGCTATAACTTTAACCCATGACCTCATAGAGGCGTATATTGGAGATATACCATCCAATATTGATAAAGAGCTGGAGAATTGTAAGACCGCTGTGGAAAAGAAATTAGTGGGAAAAATGTTTCGCTCTAAACTAATAAGGAGTCTTCTCGAAGAGTTCTTGAAACAAGAAACAATGGAGTCTAGAATTGCTAAATTAAGCGATAGAATAGCTACATATATACAAGCAGTTATCTATAAGGAACAAAACTATAATGTTAATGATATACTTGAGAATATGGAGAAAATAATTTCCAAATACTCTAAAGAAATAGGTTATACAAACATATTGGATATGATAAAAGAAGTATAA
- a CDS encoding heavy metal translocating P-type ATPase → MGFEKDYFEGKMLFWLIIGIVSLIILVVSIIGIHYLIIDLLLLALSLIILGRMTYILMKKHRISVDLLMGIAGLATWYLHAYIEGFLIFALYSISELIEEFSELHARKKLSDIKEIIPLSVQVKIGNRFIEKRLDEVNVGDLVLVKPGNIVPVDGIIVDGYSSFDTSYITGEAEPLIIHRGGNVYSGYINKERLVIVKALKKPSESMLQLLIKEAERALERKASIQKFLEKFAQPYTFIVLLFFGVASFYLGLYKGLSILLAGCPSAFILSTSVATALSITILSGKSIIVRGGVVLEKASILRTIILDKTGTITLGRMDIVGVKSYNGFSEDIVLRYAGGAAKASDHPISRVIAERSDLIPEKAVEYPGKGVEAIVDGAKVIIGSKNLILENNIVVPNSSNCGEGSIEVHVAIDDKYAGVICLEDKVTDEVFKTINELRKMNLRLIIASGDRVERVRKIASMLGIKEYYGELLPDEKRQLVIKMKREAGMAGFVGDGINDVEAIAEADVGMAIGSLRIVSNIGDVVFIKGISGLPKLLRFARKYIHTIYLAIIATSFVKLGAMMLGLAGLVPIWLVVALGDDGSTLLSIGMTTYSLSRRI, encoded by the coding sequence GTGGGGTTTGAGAAAGACTATTTCGAGGGGAAGATGCTTTTCTGGCTTATAATTGGTATTGTTTCTCTAATAATACTAGTTGTTAGTATTATAGGAATACATTACTTAATTATTGATCTCCTATTGCTTGCATTATCCCTGATCATACTTGGAAGAATGACTTATATATTGATGAAGAAACACAGGATATCCGTTGATTTACTGATGGGTATAGCAGGGCTGGCAACATGGTATTTGCATGCTTATATTGAGGGCTTCCTCATTTTCGCGCTCTATTCTATATCAGAGCTTATCGAGGAATTCTCGGAGCTCCATGCTAGGAAGAAACTATCTGATATTAAAGAAATCATTCCATTAAGTGTACAAGTTAAGATAGGTAACCGATTTATTGAGAAAAGATTGGACGAGGTGAATGTAGGGGATCTAGTTCTTGTCAAGCCCGGCAACATAGTTCCAGTTGATGGTATTATAGTTGATGGATATTCGAGTTTTGACACATCATATATAACTGGCGAGGCAGAACCCCTCATTATTCATAGAGGCGGAAACGTATATAGTGGATATATTAACAAGGAAAGACTAGTAATCGTAAAAGCTTTGAAGAAACCTAGTGAATCAATGCTTCAACTACTCATTAAGGAAGCGGAGAGAGCGTTAGAGAGAAAGGCTTCTATTCAGAAGTTCTTGGAGAAATTTGCTCAACCATATACTTTCATAGTATTATTATTTTTCGGCGTTGCATCTTTTTATTTAGGCCTCTATAAGGGTTTATCCATATTATTAGCGGGTTGCCCAAGCGCCTTCATCTTGTCAACAAGCGTAGCTACAGCTCTATCCATCACTATTCTTAGTGGGAAATCAATTATTGTCCGTGGAGGAGTGGTTTTGGAGAAGGCTAGCATACTTAGAACAATAATACTGGACAAGACGGGGACGATTACTCTTGGAAGAATGGATATAGTTGGCGTTAAGTCTTATAACGGATTTAGCGAGGATATAGTTTTAAGATATGCTGGTGGAGCAGCTAAGGCAAGCGACCACCCTATTTCGAGGGTTATAGCTGAGAGAAGCGATTTAATACCTGAGAAAGCAGTTGAGTATCCGGGTAAAGGTGTTGAAGCAATTGTTGATGGTGCGAAAGTTATTATTGGATCTAAAAATCTCATATTGGAAAACAATATAGTAGTACCTAATTCTTCAAATTGTGGAGAGGGATCTATTGAAGTACACGTAGCCATCGATGATAAATATGCTGGAGTAATATGTTTGGAAGATAAAGTTACAGATGAAGTGTTTAAAACAATAAATGAGCTTCGAAAAATGAATCTTCGCCTCATAATAGCTAGTGGAGACAGAGTTGAGCGTGTGAGGAAAATTGCTTCTATGCTTGGAATAAAAGAGTACTATGGAGAATTATTACCTGATGAGAAAAGACAATTAGTGATCAAGATGAAGAGGGAAGCAGGGATGGCTGGATTTGTTGGTGATGGTATAAACGATGTTGAAGCAATTGCTGAAGCTGATGTTGGCATGGCTATTGGTAGTTTAAGAATTGTATCTAATATAGGTGATGTAGTGTTTATTAAGGGAATTAGTGGATTACCTAAACTACTACGTTTCGCTAGGAAATACATACATACAATATATTTAGCAATTATAGCTACTAGTTTTGTAAAGCTTGGAGCCATGATGCTAGGTTTAGCAGGCTTAGTACCTATATGGCTTGTAGTGGCTTTAGGAGACGATGGATCAACACTTTTATCTATAGGTATGACAACTTACTCTCTTAGTAGGAGAATCTAG
- a CDS encoding aldo/keto reductase, which produces MKYISLGWTGLKISVLGLGFWQAGSRLWGWKHRDVTGYEVVREIVATSIMEGINFYDTAEIYGGGLSEKFLGKAIRELGIRDQVVVVSKIAGFRYTYHNMLKAVKGISERLGFKPDIILHHWPPPFYVSICRVINNLEKLVDRGYVEYYGLSNYANKLLVKALECTRKHEPVLDQLHYNLGYRVIENNTKKILEENKIALIAWSPLAKGALAGLTKPLTTAQKTDKIFLNVAKDQKLQETLEQLSRKYNTTKSAIALAWLISKNAIPIPGTRKPKRIHEYTQATKIKLEKQDINKLDNISSKYTSIYGTKYSSLKLIRLVPGTLQHLSIKITKGI; this is translated from the coding sequence TTGAAATATATTTCTTTGGGATGGACTGGTTTGAAAATAAGTGTTTTAGGCTTAGGTTTCTGGCAAGCTGGTTCACGGCTTTGGGGCTGGAAACATAGAGATGTTACGGGATACGAAGTTGTCAGGGAAATCGTTGCAACAAGTATTATGGAAGGAATAAATTTTTATGATACAGCAGAAATTTATGGAGGAGGCTTATCAGAGAAGTTTCTCGGCAAAGCAATTAGGGAGCTAGGTATTAGGGATCAGGTAGTTGTTGTTAGCAAGATTGCTGGTTTCCGATACACGTACCATAATATGTTGAAAGCTGTTAAGGGGATTAGTGAACGTCTAGGATTTAAACCAGACATAATACTGCATCACTGGCCCCCACCATTCTATGTATCAATATGTAGAGTAATTAATAACTTAGAGAAACTCGTTGATAGAGGCTACGTAGAATACTATGGATTATCAAATTATGCAAACAAACTACTCGTTAAAGCCTTGGAATGCACTAGAAAACACGAACCAGTACTTGACCAGCTACACTATAATCTCGGATACAGAGTAATCGAGAACAATACAAAGAAAATACTCGAAGAAAACAAAATAGCCCTGATAGCTTGGAGCCCCCTAGCAAAAGGAGCACTAGCAGGATTAACAAAACCATTAACAACAGCGCAGAAAACAGACAAAATATTCCTCAATGTTGCAAAAGATCAAAAACTACAAGAAACACTAGAACAATTATCAAGAAAATACAACACCACAAAATCAGCAATAGCTCTAGCATGGCTTATAAGCAAGAATGCAATACCCATACCAGGAACACGTAAACCAAAAAGAATACATGAATACACACAAGCAACAAAGATCAAACTAGAAAAACAAGACATAAACAAATTAGATAATATCTCATCAAAATACACATCAATATATGGAACAAAATACAGCTCCCTAAAACTAATAAGACTCGTACCCGGAACACTCCAACACCTATCAATAAAAATAACCAAAGGAATATAA